One Gemmatimonadota bacterium genomic window, GGCAGGCGATTCGCTTTCAGTCGCTGAGCTCACTGTTTGACCTGAAGGACGCGAGCGTCCTGGACATCGGGTGTGGCTTCGCCGACCTCTACACCTTCCTGAAGGACAACGACCAGGCGCCGGCCGACTACCTGGGCATTGACCTCGTCCCCGAGCTGACCGAGGAGGCAATTCGGCGGCTCGCGGGCGAACCGATCTCGGTGCGGTGCGGCGACTTCCTTGCCGAGGACATACCCCCAGTCGACTTCGCCTTCGCGTCCGGCGTCTTCAACCATCGCTTCGCGCAGGGAGACAACGAGGCCTTCATCGAGGCCGTCATGCGCAAGGCGGCGAGGGTCTGCCGACAAGGTTTCGCGTTCGACTTTCTCTCCGACCGCGTCGACCGTAGGCTGGAGCACACCTTTCACTCCAGCCCGGAACGCATTCTGGAGATCGCCCTCAACCTGTCTCGACGCGTCGTGCTCCGGAACGACTACCTCCCGTTCGAGTTCAGCATCCACGTCTTCCTCGAAGACGGTTTTGATCCCGAGCGCGCGGTGTTCCGCAAGCCTCAAGAGAGAAGCACGCGATGAGCGAAGCGACGGCAGCTCTTGTCGATTACATCCGACGCAACCGAGTCTCCTCCACGGAGGTGGCCGATGCCCTCGGCAAGACCGGCGCTTTGCCCGGAATGACCGCTGTGACTCGGGGACACTTCCGAGTCGGCGTCGTCGAGTGGATCTACGCCTACGAGGAGAGCAACTGGCCCGTTCACGAGCAGATCCAGGACATTCCCGAGGCCAGCATCGTCCTGATTGAGGCCTTCGACTGCGCCGGCCGCGCCATCTTCGGCGACATCGTGGCGAAGTACATGCTCCTCTACCGCCAGGCCTCGGCGCTGGTCGTACAAGGCGCGTTGCGAGACGCGCACCGCTTGATCAAGGAGGGCTGGCCGATCTGGTGCACCGGTTTCAACCCCGTCGGATGCTTCAACCGCAAGCCGTCGGCGCCCCTCGATCCCGCTGTGGTGAAGCAGCGGCAGGAGACGCGACAGGGGGCCATCGCCGTGTGCGACGACACGGGAGTCGTGGTGATCCCCCCCGATCGGCATAACGAGGAGTTTCTCGAGCGCCTGCAGTTCATCGAAGAGCAAGAGGACATTTGGTATGAGTGCATCGACCGCAAGAAGTGGTCGACCTTTCGCACCATTTGCCTCAAGGACTACGAGAGCAAGGAGTAGGCGTGCCGCACCTCTCCGTCGTGGTTCCGGTCTACGAGAGCGAGGGGGGTGTGCAGCGAGCTCACCCGACAGCTCTTCGAGGCCGTATCTGCGATTTCGGAGGACTTCGAGATCGTGTACGTCGAGGACGGCGGCACGGATCGTTCGTGGGAGCTGATCGAGGCCGAGGCTGCCGCCGACCCTCGAGTGCGTGGCTTCCGCCTGAGCCGAAACTTCGGCTAGCATCACGCCATCACCGCCGGCCTGGATTTCGCGCGCGGCGATTGGGTCGTCTTGCTGGACTGTGATCTTCAGGACAGCCCTCGCTACATTCCCGAAATGTACGCGAAGGCGACCACGGAGAAGTACGACATCGTCCTGGCCCGGCGGACGGTACGGAAGCACTCTTGGCTCAAGAGCGCCTCGGCGAAGGTGTTTCTACGGCGCGTTCAGCTGCCTACCTAGCGGCACCGTCTATCCGGCGTTGTCGACCCTGACTCGGAAGGGACTCCTGGAGTCCCACTGGGAAGAGGAGGGCGTCGCGCACGCGGGCGGCGGCCCCAGGAGGAAGTACTACGAGGTCACGCCGCGCGGGTCGATCCGTCGACAGCGCTGCGGGACGAGCGCTGAGAGCGCGCTGCGAGCTGCTAGTTCCGTCTGCCCATCGTCACCGTCAGGGTGACCCGCTCGCCGTCGCGCTCCACGACCATGTCCACGACGTCGTCCGGCTTGGTGTCTTGCAGGGCATAGGTGTATGCGTAGATGTCGCCGATCGGCTTCCCGTTGAACTCGACGACCACGTCGCCGGCGCGCAGGCCGCCCTTCTCGGCGGGGCTTCCTTCGCGCACTCCGTTCAGTCTCAAGCCGAAGTCGCGGGGGGTCATGTCGGGGATCGACCCCAAGTACGCGTCGCCGTAGCCGCCACTCGACGATGAGCCCCCCGGTGCGGAGGGCTGGTCCTGCTCGAGAAACGTCATGCGCACGGTCTGCGCTCCACCGGCGGCGAGACGGCCAGCCACGAGGGCCGTGAGCTCGGCAACGCGGTGCAGACCGTCGGCGTTGATGAGTGGCCAGTCGTCCGACGGCCGGTGGTAGTCCGCGTGCGTGTTGGTGAAGAAGTGCAGGACCGGGATCCCCTCCAGGTAGAAGGACTGGTGGTCCGAAGCGCCGTACCCGTCGGGAGCCCGGGCGATCTCCAGGGGGTGGCTCATGTCCGCGCTCGCCAAGTCCACGATCCTGTCCCACTCCTCCGCGGTACCGAAGCCGAAGATGGTGACATTGTCTTCGGTCATGCGCCCGACCATGTCGAGGTTGAGCATGGCAACGGCGCCGCCGATATCGAGGGTGGGTTCCATGACCCAGTATTGCGAGCCCCACAGCCCGCGCTCTTCACCCGTAAACGTCATGAAGAGGACGCTCCGGCCGGGGCGCGGGCTTGCGGCCAGTGCCCGGGCGACCTCGATCACTGCGGCAGTCCCGCTCGCGTTGTCGTCGGCGCCGTTGTGCACGTCGCGGGAGTCGGGCGCAAGCGAGCCCTCCCCCCCGAAACCGAGATGATCATAGTGCGCCCCGACGATCACGTACTCGTCTCGGAGCTCGGGATCACTGCCCGGTAGGAGCGCCACGACGTTGCGGGCCTCCATGGTCGTCGTGCTGACATCGGTGACTACGTTCACGCGGGAGGACACCTTCGCGGCTGCGCGGATCTCGTCAGCCACGTCCCCGCTCACGACCGCCACGGGGATGTCCAGGGTCGCCCGGATCTCTCCCGCGAGTGACGGGAGCGGCATCCCCTCGGGGGCCAGCACCAGAACGCCTGCTGCGTCCCGTCCCGCCATAACCGTCGCTTTGAAGTGCGGGGTGCCATACATCGAGCCGTCGTGCGCGTCGTCGGGATCACCCCACTCGACCACGACGATCTTCCCCGTCACGTCCATGTGCGCGTATCGGTCGTCCGGATCGCCCGGGGGGCCAGGGCCGTGTCCCCCGTACACGAGCTCTCGTTCGAACCGGCCGCTGGCCGAGAAGCCGAGCGGTGTCCAGTCGATTCCTACGGCGTACTGAGTCCCGTCGATGACGAGTGCGTTCGCGTTCCCACGCTCGGACCCCTTTCGGAGTCGGAACGTTTGGAAGAAACTGTCGTCTCCGCCGGCGGGCTCGAGGCCGATCCCGCGGAACTGTGCGGCGATGTAGTCTGCCGCGCAGCGGGCGCCCCTGGTTCCGACTTCACGGCCCTCTAGGCGGTCGTCCGCAAGATACCGGATGTGCGCCATCGCCCGGTCGTCCACATTCGTGGTGTCGCCGGGAGTGGGGCACGCCTCCTGGGCAGAGGCGGGTGGGGCGAAAGCCAGCAACACGGCCGCGAACGCGGCTTCGACGTTTCTGAGCGACATCTTGGTCATCTGGGAAGGAAGCTTTTCGTGAATCATCGAGTTCTGTTTTTGACGGCGGCGATCGGTCTCGTTTCGGCATCGTGCGCGAGTGAGGAGGCCGCCGAGGCGGCTCCCGAGTCGGTGGAGGCCACCGCTAATCTGGCGACTGAAGGCGAAACGCACATCCGTAATATCCGCCAGTTGACGTTCGGGGGCGAGAACGCCGAAGCCTACTGGGCGTTTGACGGCTCGCGGCTGATCTACCAGGCCAAGAAGCCCGGCGCAGAATGCGACCAGATCTACATCATGGATCCGGAGACCGGCGTTTCGCACCTGGTCAGCACAGGCGAGGGTCGGACCACCTGCTCGTACTTCTATCCGTCGGGAGACCAGATCCTCTATTCGTCGACCCACCACCACGACGCTTCGTGCCCCGCGAACCCCGACTTCTCGTTGGGCTACGTGTGGCCGATCTACGACACGTACGACATCTTCGTGGCGAACATCGACGGATCCAACCTGCGCCAGCTGACCACTGAGGACGGGTACGACGCCGAAGCGACGTTCTCACCGACGGGGGATCGCATCGTCTTCACGAGCACTCGGGACGGCGACTTAGAGCTCTATTCGATGGCTCCGGATGGGTCCGACGTGCAGCGGCTCACCGACCGCATCGGATACGATGGGGGTGCGTTCTATTCGCCGGACGGCTCGCAGATCATCTGGCGTGCACACTACCCCGAACCGGGTCCCGAGGCCGACGACTACATGGCGCTGCTGGAGCAGGGCCTGATCCGGCCGGGCGAGCTCGACGTGTACGTCATGGATGCGGATGGGTCCAATCAGCGTCAGGTGACCGACCTCGGCGGTGCGAGCTTTGCGCCATACTGGCACCCGGACGGAGACAGGATCCTGTTCAGCTCGAACCACCACGACCCATCGGGTCGAGACTTCGACATCTACATGATCAACTTGGACGGCACCGGTCTCACGCGGATCACGCACGCCGAGGGCTTTGACGGTTTCCCGGTGTTCAGCCCGGACGGTCGCTTCCTGGTGTTCAGTTCGAATCGCAACAACGGAGGCACGAGCGACACCAACGTATTCATCGCGGAATGGGACGAAGGGGGTTGAGCTCCAAGAACTGATCGAGCATACGGTAGGTGAGGCCCCAAACGACCTCGCCGGCCACACGGTAGCAGGGGAATTCGCGCGGTCCTCCTGGCAGCGGGATCTCCACGGTCGAATGCACGTCGGGCGAGCGTAGTTCGCTGACTTGAATCCAGAACACCTCCGCCACCTCGGGGCTGCGGACGTACGCTGTGGCTTCGCCGGCGATGCCGAACACAAAGGGCGTGACCATCAGACGCGGCAGTCTTGGCGACGCCGGGCCGACGTCGCCGAGTCGGCCGAGCAGTTGCGCCCGCCGCTCCAGATCGAGACCGACTTCCTCCATCGTCTCCCGGATTGCCGTCGCGAGCAGCGTCCTGTCGTCCCCGTCCCGACGTCCGCCCGGCAACGCCATGTGGCCGGACCACGGGTCGCGCTCGGAGTCCGCACGCTTGATCAGCAGCACTTCCAGCTCTGGAGTGCCCCGTGCTATCAGCGCCACCGCCGCTTGCGGAGAATCCCCCTCTACGCGGGGCGTGTCGCTCCCGTCGTGCGTGTGCGACGCGAGGGCTTCGCTGAGCGCCGAGAAGCGGGGGTCGGTCGGTTTCGCCTCAGACGCCTTTGGCATCCGCTCCCCAGATCAATTTGTGCAGCTGAACCTGGAAGCGAACCGTGAGCCCGTCTTCCAGAATCCATCCCGCGAGCGCCGCCAGATCGATCTCGCCCCACACCGGTGACACGAGTAGCGCCCGCAGGGAGCCATCGTCCACACGGGCGTCGAGCCCCCGTTCCCGTATGGTGTCGCGCGTCCATTCGTAGTCGGTCCGATCCTTTACGACGAACTTGACCTCGTCACGTTCGGTGAGGTGATCGAGATTCGACCAGAGGTTACGCGCGCTTTCCCCTGATCCGGGACACTTGAGGTCCATGATCTTGTGCGCTCGAGGGTCGAGCGGCGCGACGTTGAAGGCGCCCGACGTTTCGACCAGCACCGTGTACCCGTCCTCCAGCAACATCTCGACGAGCGGAAACGCTCCCGGATGGGCCAACGGCTCACCACCGGTGACCTCCACGAGCTTCGCCGGATGGTCACGCGCGGTCTCCAAGATCTGCTCGAAGGTCATCTTCGTGCCGCCGTGGAACGCGTACTCGGTATCACACCACGTGCACCGCAGCGGGCACCCGGTCAACCGAATGAACGTGCAGGGCAGACCGGCCCAAGTGGATTCGCCCTGGACCGAGTGGAAGATCTCCGTGATGCGCAGGAAGTCGCCGGTCAAGGTCAGTCAGGGCCTCTGTGCTTGGGGATGGTCGCCGGATCGGAGGCCGCGCTGGCGCCCGATCGCTTGTTCGAGCAACTCCTGAACGCGGTGGAGCGACAGCGCCTTGAGTTGTTCGTCTGCCTCCTCTGTAGTCCTGGCCTCCACGAGCGTCTGGGTCTCGACGTGCCCGACGATGCCGACGCCGGTCTGCGCCCAACGGGGGAACACGAGATACCCACTGAAGGGCGCGCGGAGGTTCCCGGTGTGTTGGATTTCCATGGAGACGGTGTAGGGGTGACCGTCGGTCCCCTCGTACGCCGGGGGACGGTTGTGCACCGCGAAGTAGCCGCCGAGCGAATGGTCGGTGACCTCGTCGTGATTCGGTTCGGAGTCAGGGCCGGGTTCGGACATTTACAGGTCGTGAGAAAGGGCGGGGGCGAGCGGCACGCCGGCTATCAGCGATCGATCCTGGAAATCGATGCTAGAAGATGGCGCATTCGGTGGCCACTAGCGCTAGACTTTCGCACACCCCGACCCTCAGGAGCCTTCACCAATGCCTCGAAAGATGCGAGCCGCCCTCTTCGCAAAGTACGGCGGTCCCGAGGTGGTCGAGATCGGCAAGGTCCCGATTCCCGAGCCCGGCCCAGGTGAGGTTCGCATCAAGATCGAAGCCGCGGCGATGAATCACCTGGACCTTTGGGTGCGCCGCGGTCTGCCGATCGAGACGCCGATGCCTCACATCGGAGGCTCCGACATGGCGGGTGTGGTCGACGTCGTTGGCCCCGGCTCGGAAGCGGTGCCGGTTGGGACGCGAGTGGTTGTCGATCCCTCGGTCGGGTACGAGTGGTACCTCGGGCAGGGTCGTGGCCCGTCCATCGAGGACCCGCGCTTCCAAATCCTCGGGGAGCACACGCAGGGCGGGTTTGCCGAGTACGCGGTTGTGCCCGCCGCCAACGTGCTCGAACTGCCCGAGGACTTCCCAGCGGAGAAAGCCGCCGCCGCCGGTCTGGTGTTCGTGACAGCGTGGCGTGCACTAATGACGCGCGCCCAGCTCCGCGCTGGTGAGCGGGTCCTGATCACCGGTGCGTCCGGTGGCGTCGGCACCGCGGCGATCCAGATCGCGGTGAGCGCGGGCGCCAAGGTCTATGCGTTGACCGGGGGTGAGGAGAAGGTGCGCCAAGCGGAGGAGCTCGGTGCGCATGTGGTCTACGACCGCCACAAGGTCGACTTCTCTCGTGAGGTGTGGAGGGACACCGCCAAGAGCGGCGTTCATGTCGTGTTCGACACCGTGGGTGAGTCGCTGTGGCCCCAGGCGCTGCGCACGCTCAGTCACGGTGGCCGGCTGGTGACGTCCGGGGCGACGACCGGGTCTCGAGGGGTAACCGAGATCCGGCTCGTCTTTTGGAAGCAGCTCACGATCCTGGGCAGCACGATGGGCAGCCCCGCGGAATTCCGTCAGGTAATGCGGCTCGTCTTTTCCGGTAACTTGGAGCCGGTCATCCACGCGGTAATGCCGCTCGACGAGGCGCGCAAAGCCCACGAGATGCTGGAGGGTGGTGAGGTCTTTGGGAAGATCGTCCTGGTGCCCTGATGGATCTCAAGGACGCCCAGGAACGAGTCGACGCCTGGATCTCCCGATTCGACGAGGGCTACTGGCCCCCGCTCACGAACCTCGCCCGCCTCATCGAGGAAGTCGGCGAGCTCGCTCGCGAGATGAACCACCGTTTCGGGCACAAGACCAAGAAGACGGAGGAGCCCCAGCAGGATCTCGCGTTGGAGCTGGCGGACGTGCTCTTCGTGCTTCTGGTGATCGCGAACGAGCAGGGGATCGATCTGGATGAGGCGCTCGAGCAGGTGCTCGAGAAGTACCGTACGCGGGACTCTGAGCGGTGGGCGCCGGTGGAATAGAGCGCCTACTCCACCCCGCACGAGCTAGGCACAAAACGCCGCGAGCACGTGCAAGCATCGGTCGACTTCCTCTTCGGTGTTGTAGAAATGCGGGCTGACCCTGACAAAGCCGGGGCGGTGATCCACGATCACGTCATGTTCGGCGAGGTGCCGGACAGCCCCCGGCGGGTCCTCGTGGCGAATCATGACGATGGACGTGCGCTGTCCCGGCTCTGCCAACGCCATGGAGAAGCCGGCTGAACGGGCTCCGTCGATGAGGCGCTCCGTGAGCGTGCGGTTGCGTGCGACGATGGCGTCGATTCCGACCTCGTCGACGAGTTCTTGGCCGCCGAGCGCTGTATGCACCGTTGGTAGCGCCGGCGTGCCGAGCTCGAAGCGCCGCGCATCGGAACGGTACTCGAAGCCTTCCAGGTCGAAGTCGAACTGGCGTTCCGTGGCGAACCAGGACGTGATCCGCGGCCGCAACGACTGAATCAGCTCCTCACGGACGTACAGATAAGAGAGCCCTGGACCACCGCACAGCCATTTCAGCGGTCCTCCCGTGTAGAAGTCCACGCCCGTTTCGCACAGCGTGAGCGGGACTTGCCCGGCTCCCTGGTATCCGTCGATGAGAGAATACGCGCCGGCTCCCCGAGCGATGCGGGCCAGCTCCTCGATATCCTGCTGGAAGCCGGTCGTGAAGAACACGTGGCTCGTCGCGAGGAACAACGTGCGCTCATCGACGGCGTCCGCGAACTGCTGGGTATCGATGGTTACACCGTCCTCACTTCGAAGAATCACCAGCTCGATCTCTGGCTTCACCGCCCATTGGTACGCGAGCGTGGGAAAGTCGAGCTCGGTGCATACGACACGATCGCGTTTCCCGACTGGGATGCTCTCGGTCACCATGGCGAGCGCGGCGGACGTCGAAGGCAGGAGTGCGACCTCCTCCGGTGTCGAGCCCCAGAACGCTGCCACACGGCTGCGGAGGTCCTCGACCCGGCCGAGCCAGTGCCCATGCCACGCGGCTGCGCCCAGGTCGTGCCAACGCTCCCGAAACTCGTCGAGGTACATCTCGGAGCGCAGTGAGAGTGCCCCGAGCGAGCAGGAATTCAGGTACGTCCGGCGCGAGAGGATCGGGAACTGAGCGCGGATCGCTTCAAGGTCGGGCGGGGAGGCGTCGTCGGTCACTAGAGGGGACGTCGGGGTGCGGACGGGTTGGTTCGGACGGGGACGATAGGCTCGGAACACGCCCGGTCGCCAGGGTGGACTTTCCGCGCGCCGCCATGCACACGACTTTCGGCCCACGACCCCTCTGCCCCCGGCGCATGACCATCTTCCTGTTTGCGTTCCCCTGGATCGCAGTGTTGGTCTTCCTGTTGCTCGCTTCACTCACGTGATGCGCGGACCGCCACAGTACGGGTTCCTCTATCCACTCGGGGCGTTGGTGGGTGCATGTATCTTCCTCCGATCATGGAAGCGCGGTCAAAACGTCGAATGGGAAAGGAAGGCGGTACACAGTGCGAGCCCCCTCGGAGTGCCCCAGTGAGGGGAGTGCACTCACGTCGGTCTGTGAAGCCAGCGTGACGATCGACCGTCGGAAGCTTGCGGACGAGTTGAAGCAGCACGCCCTTGCCTCGGGGTTTTCGCTCGCCGGCATCGCACCCGTGGACGCGAGTGAGCATATGCCGGCCTACCGGGCTTGGATCGACGAGGGCCGACACGGAGAGATGGCGTACCTGTCGCGTGCGGACGCGGTCTCCCGCAGAGCCGACCTCGACTCCACGCTGAACGACGTGCGGTCGGTGCTCGTCGTCGCGCACGAATACTTCGTCGAGGATCCACCAGGGGTGCCGGAGGACGCTTCGCGCGCCGTCATCGCCCGCTATGCGCGGGGGGACGACTACCACGACGTCGTGAAGAACAAGCTGATCTCGCTCGCTCGGTGGTTGGACGCCAGGATCGATTCGAAGCTTCAGGCGCGAGCGTACGTCGACACCGGCCCTATCCTGGAGCGTGACCTCGCGCAGCGCGCCGGCCTCGGCTGGTTCGGCAAGAACACCATGCTCATCAACCCGCAACGAGGCTCCTACTTCTTCGTGGGTCTGCTACTGCTCGACTTAGAGTTGCCTCCGGACGAGCCGTTCGTGGAGGATCGTTGCGGGACATGTCAGGCGTGCCTCGACGCGTGCCCGACCGGCGCGTTGCTGGGCCGTGACGAGAGCGGCGCGCCCATCATCGACGCGAGGCGGTGCATCTCCTATCTGACCATCGAGCTCCGCGGCCCGATCCCCGCGGAGTTGCGACCCGACATCGGGAACCGCGTTTACGGGTGTGACATCTGCCAGGAGGTCTGTCCATTCAGCCGTAAATTTTCTGTGCCCTCGGAGGAGCCCGCGTACTCTGCGAGACCTGAGTTCGACGGACCGCCGCTCGTAGAGTTGGCGGAGAGGCTCTTGTCGTTGTCGGGGCGGGGATTCCGTCGGGCTTTCGCGGGCTCTCCGGTACTCAGGGCCGGGCGTAAGGGGCTGCTTCGCAACGTGTGCGTGGCGTTGGGCAATTGGGGGTCACCTTCGGGGGTAGCGGTGCTCGCTAGGGCATTGGTGGATCCGGCCTCGCTCGTGCGCGGACACGCTGCTTGGGCACTGGGGACTGTAGGCTCCCCCGAGGCGATCTCATTGCTCTCAGAGCGGGCAGCAGATGAGGCCGACGACTGGGTTAGGGGAGAGATCGAATTCGCGCTGTCCCCACCGAGCGGGACCAAGCGTGGATCAAGCGGGTCAGAGGCGAGGTAGACGATCGCGGTACGAGGATGGCCTCGCTTTCGGCCTTCGATTCTTCGAACTGCTATGAAGACTGCCACGACCCAGTGTTTGTAGATAACGCCCTTCTCTGCGAGCGTCAGCGAATCCCACATCTGATCGATGCCGGCCGTTTCATCGAGGATCTCCTCCGTTCGTGTCCAAGCGGTCTTGTGCGATGCGAGTGTCCGATTCGCCTCGTCAAGGGCGGCTTTCGCTTCCCTCAGTTGCGTCTCGATCAATGACAGCTTCTCGCGATATGGCTCTGGGTTCCGTCCGGCCACCACTGCATCGATCTCAGAATCGACGATCGCGCTTCTCTGGCGCTCCAGACTCTGGTGATGGATCCGCGCGTCTTGAGCCTGCTTCTCAGCTGACGTCCGGTATTGGTCAGACTCGATGGCGCGCTGGAG contains:
- a CDS encoding glycosyltransferase, which gives rise to MTAGLDFARGDWVVLLDCDLQDSPRYIPEMYAKATTEKYDIVLARRTVRKHSWLKSASAKVFLRRVQLPT
- a CDS encoding PD40 domain-containing protein, coding for MNHRVLFLTAAIGLVSASCASEEAAEAAPESVEATANLATEGETHIRNIRQLTFGGENAEAYWAFDGSRLIYQAKKPGAECDQIYIMDPETGVSHLVSTGEGRTTCSYFYPSGDQILYSSTHHHDASCPANPDFSLGYVWPIYDTYDIFVANIDGSNLRQLTTEDGYDAEATFSPTGDRIVFTSTRDGDLELYSMAPDGSDVQRLTDRIGYDGGAFYSPDGSQIIWRAHYPEPGPEADDYMALLEQGLIRPGELDVYVMDADGSNQRQVTDLGGASFAPYWHPDGDRILFSSNHHDPSGRDFDIYMINLDGTGLTRITHAEGFDGFPVFSPDGRFLVFSSNRNNGGTSDTNVFIAEWDEGG
- a CDS encoding nucleotide pyrophosphohydrolase; amino-acid sequence: MDLKDAQERVDAWISRFDEGYWPPLTNLARLIEEVGELAREMNHRFGHKTKKTEEPQQDLALELADVLFVLLVIANEQGIDLDEALEQVLEKYRTRDSERWAPVE
- a CDS encoding M28 family peptidase — protein: MIHEKLPSQMTKMSLRNVEAAFAAVLLAFAPPASAQEACPTPGDTTNVDDRAMAHIRYLADDRLEGREVGTRGARCAADYIAAQFRGIGLEPAGGDDSFFQTFRLRKGSERGNANALVIDGTQYAVGIDWTPLGFSASGRFERELVYGGHGPGPPGDPDDRYAHMDVTGKIVVVEWGDPDDAHDGSMYGTPHFKATVMAGRDAAGVLVLAPEGMPLPSLAGEIRATLDIPVAVVSGDVADEIRAAAKVSSRVNVVTDVSTTTMEARNVVALLPGSDPELRDEYVIVGAHYDHLGFGGEGSLAPDSRDVHNGADDNASGTAAVIEVARALAASPRPGRSVLFMTFTGEERGLWGSQYWVMEPTLDIGGAVAMLNLDMVGRMTEDNVTIFGFGTAEEWDRIVDLASADMSHPLEIARAPDGYGASDHQSFYLEGIPVLHFFTNTHADYHRPSDDWPLINADGLHRVAELTALVAGRLAAGGAQTVRMTFLEQDQPSAPGGSSSSGGYGDAYLGSIPDMTPRDFGLRLNGVREGSPAEKGGLRAGDVVVEFNGKPIGDIYAYTYALQDTKPDDVVDMVVERDGERVTLTVTMGRRN
- the queG gene encoding tRNA epoxyqueuosine(34) reductase QueG; its protein translation is MTIDRRKLADELKQHALASGFSLAGIAPVDASEHMPAYRAWIDEGRHGEMAYLSRADAVSRRADLDSTLNDVRSVLVVAHEYFVEDPPGVPEDASRAVIARYARGDDYHDVVKNKLISLARWLDARIDSKLQARAYVDTGPILERDLAQRAGLGWFGKNTMLINPQRGSYFFVGLLLLDLELPPDEPFVEDRCGTCQACLDACPTGALLGRDESGAPIIDARRCISYLTIELRGPIPAELRPDIGNRVYGCDICQEVCPFSRKFSVPSEEPAYSARPEFDGPPLVELAERLLSLSGRGFRRAFAGSPVLRAGRKGLLRNVCVALGNWGSPSGVAVLARALVDPASLVRGHAAWALGTVGSPEAISLLSERAADEADDWVRGEIEFALSPPSGTKRGSSGSEAR
- a CDS encoding aminotransferase class V-fold PLP-dependent enzyme, producing the protein MTDDASPPDLEAIRAQFPILSRRTYLNSCSLGALSLRSEMYLDEFRERWHDLGAAAWHGHWLGRVEDLRSRVAAFWGSTPEEVALLPSTSAALAMVTESIPVGKRDRVVCTELDFPTLAYQWAVKPEIELVILRSEDGVTIDTQQFADAVDERTLFLATSHVFFTTGFQQDIEELARIARGAGAYSLIDGYQGAGQVPLTLCETGVDFYTGGPLKWLCGGPGLSYLYVREELIQSLRPRITSWFATERQFDFDLEGFEYRSDARRFELGTPALPTVHTALGGQELVDEVGIDAIVARNRTLTERLIDGARSAGFSMALAEPGQRTSIVMIRHEDPPGAVRHLAEHDVIVDHRPGFVRVSPHFYNTEEEVDRCLHVLAAFCA
- a CDS encoding glycosyltransferase gives rise to the protein MCSELTRQLFEAVSAISEDFEIVYVEDGGTDRSWELIEAEAAADPRVRGFRLSRNFG
- a CDS encoding zinc-binding dehydrogenase, which codes for MRAALFAKYGGPEVVEIGKVPIPEPGPGEVRIKIEAAAMNHLDLWVRRGLPIETPMPHIGGSDMAGVVDVVGPGSEAVPVGTRVVVDPSVGYEWYLGQGRGPSIEDPRFQILGEHTQGGFAEYAVVPAANVLELPEDFPAEKAAAAGLVFVTAWRALMTRAQLRAGERVLITGASGGVGTAAIQIAVSAGAKVYALTGGEEKVRQAEELGAHVVYDRHKVDFSREVWRDTAKSGVHVVFDTVGESLWPQALRTLSHGGRLVTSGATTGSRGVTEIRLVFWKQLTILGSTMGSPAEFRQVMRLVFSGNLEPVIHAVMPLDEARKAHEMLEGGEVFGKIVLVP
- a CDS encoding radical SAM protein: MTGDFLRITEIFHSVQGESTWAGLPCTFIRLTGCPLRCTWCDTEYAFHGGTKMTFEQILETARDHPAKLVEVTGGEPLAHPGAFPLVEMLLEDGYTVLVETSGAFNVAPLDPRAHKIMDLKCPGSGESARNLWSNLDHLTERDEVKFVVKDRTDYEWTRDTIRERGLDARVDDGSLRALLVSPVWGEIDLAALAGWILEDGLTVRFQVQLHKLIWGADAKGV
- a CDS encoding class I SAM-dependent methyltransferase, with protein sequence MKALPEEDVELTRQRYRQRYEDHGYSPRTLGWNKDRQAIRFQSLSSLFDLKDASVLDIGCGFADLYTFLKDNDQAPADYLGIDLVPELTEEAIRRLAGEPISVRCGDFLAEDIPPVDFAFASGVFNHRFAQGDNEAFIEAVMRKAARVCRQGFAFDFLSDRVDRRLEHTFHSSPERILEIALNLSRRVVLRNDYLPFEFSIHVFLEDGFDPERAVFRKPQERSTR
- a CDS encoding PadR family transcriptional regulator, whose translation is MSTLTRKGLLESHWEEEGVAHAGGGPRRKYYEVTPRGSIRRQRCGTSAESALRAASSVCPSSPSG
- a CDS encoding CoA pyrophosphatase; this translates as MPKASEAKPTDPRFSALSEALASHTHDGSDTPRVEGDSPQAAVALIARGTPELEVLLIKRADSERDPWSGHMALPGGRRDGDDRTLLATAIRETMEEVGLDLERRAQLLGRLGDVGPASPRLPRLMVTPFVFGIAGEATAYVRSPEVAEVFWIQVSELRSPDVHSTVEIPLPGGPREFPCYRVAGEVVWGLTYRMLDQFLELNPLRPIPR
- a CDS encoding RraA family protein; the encoded protein is MSEATAALVDYIRRNRVSSTEVADALGKTGALPGMTAVTRGHFRVGVVEWIYAYEESNWPVHEQIQDIPEASIVLIEAFDCAGRAIFGDIVAKYMLLYRQASALVVQGALRDAHRLIKEGWPIWCTGFNPVGCFNRKPSAPLDPAVVKQRQETRQGAIAVCDDTGVVVIPPDRHNEEFLERLQFIEEQEDIWYECIDRKKWSTFRTICLKDYESKE